Genomic segment of Arctopsyche grandis isolate Sample6627 chromosome 3, ASM5162203v2, whole genome shotgun sequence:
CCAGTTAAATATTGCATATAATCAAATCCGTCATCGTCATTAAGAGAGTCATAAGAATTGATCAAAACAAATTggatattattgaaatttgaacGTTGCAATCTTTTTTGTAACGTTTTCAATCTATGGAGATAGAAAATAGTGTTGTGATATACATATGGGAATATTACAAGAAAAAAAACGTCACATACAATCTGATTTGTTGGAAATCATAAACAGAATCAACGAATGCAAATACTGTATTGAAACCCATTAAGGAAAAATGCTCCATTTGTACACTCGTAATAATACTGtttgtgtatgtaatatttggTTGGAGTTCGCATGTGATGTAATCAAATTCACAATTTATTGTAGTCATTTGCACAAACACGACTAAACTTAAAAAACCTTTCATGGTGATTATGAATGATGTCCAACACTAATTTACGAATACATGCAACACGTTCGAAAACATGTAAGTGAATGATGCGCATCACCTAACACAATTTGACCTTTTTAGTTATCGGAAAAGTTGCTAACACAACTGATTACGGCGATTGTTATTAGttgtatttgtaataattaaagaatattttccaatttgattaattttttttattctgaatgtattgtataaacgtgacataaataaaaaaaacctctgaaaactttcaataataattttcgtTATATCCATATGAACAATTACAACAAAGTGGAACAATGTATGTAAgtcttcaaaatgtatttaattgcaTACATTTTGATCCATTTAAAGTAAAAAGAGAGTGGgtacatacaattaaaatactaagatatatattataaaaagattttcattatttatttgaaataattatacaATTACAAATGATACCgtgaacatatttatatatgtattacaatttaGAAAAATCATACAGGCTTATAATCAAGTTTACtttccaattttttattatcaccAACTTTTCGCACTGCTTTCATCAAATCCTCCTGAAAaagaaatgtttaaaaaatacgttaaggtttgattaatttatacaatgtcgatttttcgatccattattattatattataaatatacctgAATTATATATTCTCTCTCCACACGTATCGCAAACAGTCCAGCTTCAGTGCACACATTACGAAGATCGGCTCCATTAAATGCGTCGGATAGCTTCACTACAGCTTCGTAATCTATTTCGCCGTGTTTTGCAATAGGTCCAGCGTGGATTTTTAGAATTTCAAGTCTAAAAATTAGATAAACAAAACgaatcattaatttttaatctatagtacatatatttattttaggtaagttaaaaattaaaaaccttgCTTGTTCATTAGGAAGGGGAATTTCAATCTTCCTGTCTAATCTGCCAGGTCGCAATAAAGCAGGATCTAAAGTATCGGGTCTATTGGTGGCCATTATCATTTTTACTTGACCCAGTGAGTCAAAGCCATCCATCTAAGAATATACAAGATTTAAGTTAGTTCTTTGTtactaatttcaataaatatgtagtaaaaataaattgaatgtgaTTACAATTGAACTTCAGGGAGAAGagaaaaattaatgtttttcaaatatatcaatataaacaTGTCATAACCTGATTCAAAAGTTCCATTAGAGTACGTTGAATTTCACGATCAGCAGATGTACCTTCTGAAAACCTTCGCCCGcctaaaattgatttaaaatacaagATTTAACAGCTTTACaattatcaattattaaattgttgATAGTATTGTTATGCATTGTTTATCTTTTTACCAATAGCATCAATTTCATCCATGAATATAATACACGGTTGATGATCACGAGCATAGTTGAACATTTCTCGAATTAATCTTGCACTCTCGCCAATATATTTATCAACTATAGCGCTGGATACtacctgaaataaaataaaaaattgtaaaccaATAAATATGCATCATAAACATGACATATTTCAATTTAGTAATATTTGAAGTCGACATTCTAAATGTGTCGATTCCTATTGATCGAAAAACTTTGTTATGAACCTCCAacatatacttttttattttgttggaCAGAATATCTTAGCTGATCGATATGAATCGTATATTTTTCACTCTACTgcaaacaaaattatatatatattttattaatatacctTCAAGAAGTTTGCATCCAATTGAGAAGCTACAGCGCGAGCAAGTAGGGTTTTTCCAGTACCGGGAGGGCCATACAATAAACAACCTTTAGGTGGAGTAATTCCAACCCGTAAAAATAATTCTGGATTCATAAGAGGCAGTTCAATAacctaagaaaaaaaaatgatatatttgaagcaaataatttttatagcaataaatatattcacttaTAAAAAGTAATACCTCTCGTAATTCACGAATTTGTTCTTGAAGACCACCGATAGCCGAGTAAGTAACGTCTCCGGGATCTTCGTGACTCATATTATAAACTAATGGATCTACTTCCCGCGGTAAATGTCTCATTACAGTGAGGGTAGTCATGTCCAAAGCTACTCGAGTTCCACCGCGTAATTTGGATTTGTCCAATTGCCGACGGCATCCCACAACGTATCGAGGACCATTAGTGGCTTTTACAATGACTGAAAGTGTCGAGTAatcgttataaaaaaaattaaataacataatgtgtcataaatacatataaagactTACATTTTTCTTCTGTCAATTGTTTTAAGACTTCTCCGACGATTTGTCCAACGCTCTGAAGAGCTTTCAAGTCGTTTTCGCTCTTATCATATTGTTTAGTCAAATCTTTCAGTTGTTCTCtcactgaaaataaaaattaatgaaaaatgaaaaagatttcaaaaaataaaaattttataatagtatttgttttcaatatgaaaatatatcttgtcaatgaaaataattttattgaattttggtAGTATAAGTATTCCcttcaatattcaattaaaataaattaattaataataattcatacaATATGTTGGCATAAAATAACTCAATAGTCATCATTTAATCAATTATTGTGTATTATTGATGTTAGTtgacatttaacaaaaaaacaaaaaaatgcaataagCATTGTAATATAGACATTGAGAGAGCCAATTCacaagtatatattttaaaaaccaaaaaaaatcaaagggcTTCTGTCAAAAAGTGACTTTGCACAAACACATAACCTGGTTAGACGACTCAGTAAAGATGTgacaaaatattatcaaaaacgTAGAGCAGAAAGAGAAAGACGTGGAGCTTTAGAAGCAATTTGAAACTAACTTTCTTTGAGGCGCGATTCAACCTCCTTGTATTCCATCAATTTGATGCGGTAGTCCTGAAAAGATTTCTCGCGAGCCTCAACCGTAGCGGTCGCCATTGTGACTTTTGCTGACTGCCGACTGCTGAATAACTCCCGACTGCTAGTCCGCGAACTTTGCAGGAGGTTTTCGCACAAGAAATAGTTTCCTAGGTAGTAGTACTCCAACCGAAGAACGACCGCGACGGCAGAAACCAAACGAACTCAATTCACACACTCATGTCCAACGCTGCACTGTGCATTTACGCCACACATCGccttttcatatttacatattacattacaACAAACCAAATTTGTCGCGATAATACCAAAAGGAACACTCCGCAGTATATATTGGCCGAGCAAAAGTCGCTAACCAATttgattttaaagaaaaattatttttccctatttttacaagcctcttctatatttcacttagCTAACGATTTAgtattttgaaactttgccattttatgCGCTTGGAtatttaaaggtctgttcatacctatccagcacgacccgaatcctgcaagtacggacagtattctttagtacattctatatggacgcgcatgaatgcatAAATGCGCATgcataaggattgtaaataggtttttaagctatttttcctattatgctgtatattaacattagaataatataatactatgattactaaccaaattaaattaaattgtaaaatagaaaatgatcagtagatcagt
This window contains:
- the Rpt4 gene encoding regulatory particle triple-A ATPase 4; protein product: MATATVEAREKSFQDYRIKLMEYKEVESRLKEMREQLKDLTKQYDKSENDLKALQSVGQIVGEVLKQLTEEKFIVKATNGPRYVVGCRRQLDKSKLRGGTRVALDMTTLTVMRHLPREVDPLVYNMSHEDPGDVTYSAIGGLQEQIRELREVIELPLMNPELFLRVGITPPKGCLLYGPPGTGKTLLARAVASQLDANFLKVVSSAIVDKYIGESARLIREMFNYARDHQPCIIFMDEIDAIGGRRFSEGTSADREIQRTLMELLNQMDGFDSLGQVKMIMATNRPDTLDPALLRPGRLDRKIEIPLPNEQARLEILKIHAGPIAKHGEIDYEAVVKLSDAFNGADLRNVCTEAGLFAIRVEREYIIQEDLMKAVRKVGDNKKLESKLDYKPV